The Bosea beijingensis genome contains the following window.
CGCCCCCGTCACCAGAACGCGCTTGCCGAGCAGCGGCCCGGCGCGCTTGGCGGCATGGAGGCAGACCGAAAGCGGCTCGGCGAAGGCGGCCTCGGCCGCGGTCACGCGCGGCGCCACCTTCACCGCCTGCCGCTCCTCGACCACGAGCACATCGCGGAAGCCACCCTGCACATGCGGGAAGCGCATCGCCGAACCGTAGAACAGCATGTCGGTGCAGTGCTGCTGCAAGCCCATCTGGCAATAGCGGCAATGGCCGCAGGCACGGCTCGGATTGACCGCAACGCGGTCGCCCGGCTTCACCCGCGAGACCTCGCCGCCGGTCGCCTCGACCCGGCCGGCGATCTCATGGCCGAGGATCATCGGCTCGCGAACGCGGATCGTGCCGAAGCCGCCATGCAGATAGTAATGCAGGTCCGAGCCGCAGATGCCGCCGGCCTCGATCCGGACGCGCACGTCGCGCGGCCCGAGTTCAGGCGCGGTCGTCGGCTCGACCCGCAGATCCTTCTCGGCATGAATGACGACGGCACGCATGGCACGCTCCCGAATTCGCCGCGCGACGGCACGCGGCACCATTGTCTAATCGATTGAAACCTGCTTACCCAAAGCAGCGCCCCGTGCGCAAACCGAAATCGCCGCATCCGGCATTTTGCGAGGATATGCCATGTCGCTGTCGCTGTTCAGTCTCGCCGGCAAGATCGCGCTCGTCACCGGCTCGGGCCAGGGCATCGGTCTCGCGCTGGCTGAAGGACTATCCGATGCGGGCGCCCATGTCGTGCTGAACGGCCGCGACAAGGCGAAGCTGGAGCGTGCCCAGCAGACGCTGCTTCAGGCCGGTCGCAAGGCCTCCATCGCCCCCTTCGACGTCACCGACCAGGCCGCGGTCGAGGCCGGCGTCGCAGCCATCGAAGCCGAGATCGGCCCGATCGACATCCTGATCAACAATGCCGGCATGCAGAAGCGCGCGCCGATCACCGAATTCCCGGTCGAGGGCTGGCACGAGGTGATCAACACCAACCTGCATTCGGTGTTCTACGTCACCCAGGCCGTGACCAAGCGCATGGTGCCGCGCAAGCGCGGCAAGATCATCAGCATCGGCTCGGTGATGAGCGAACTCGGCCGCGCCACCATCATTCCCTATACGGCGTCCAAGGGCGCGGTGAAGATGATGACCCGGGGCCTCGCCGCCGAGCTCGGCAAGCACAACATCCAGGCCAACGCCATCGGCCCCGGCTATTTCGCCACCGAGATCAACGCCGCGCTGATCGCCGACGAGGCCTTCTCGAACTGGGTCTGCAGCCGCACGCCGGCCGGGCGCTGGGGCGAGACGAAGGAGCTGGCGGGTGCCGCGATCTTCCTGTCCTCGGCGGCGAGCGATTACGTCAACGGCCACCTGCTGATGGTCGATGGTGGGCTGACTTCGGTGGTGTGAGGTCCACCCACAA
Protein-coding sequences here:
- a CDS encoding SDR family oxidoreductase encodes the protein MSLSLFSLAGKIALVTGSGQGIGLALAEGLSDAGAHVVLNGRDKAKLERAQQTLLQAGRKASIAPFDVTDQAAVEAGVAAIEAEIGPIDILINNAGMQKRAPITEFPVEGWHEVINTNLHSVFYVTQAVTKRMVPRKRGKIISIGSVMSELGRATIIPYTASKGAVKMMTRGLAAELGKHNIQANAIGPGYFATEINAALIADEAFSNWVCSRTPAGRWGETKELAGAAIFLSSAASDYVNGHLLMVDGGLTSVV
- a CDS encoding L-idonate 5-dehydrogenase — translated: MRAVVIHAEKDLRVEPTTAPELGPRDVRVRIEAGGICGSDLHYYLHGGFGTIRVREPMILGHEIAGRVEATGGEVSRVKPGDRVAVNPSRACGHCRYCQMGLQQHCTDMLFYGSAMRFPHVQGGFRDVLVVEERQAVKVAPRVTAAEAAFAEPLSVCLHAAKRAGPLLGKRVLVTGAGPIGALTILAAKAAGASEIVATDVVDGPLPVARKMGATATVNVAAEPERLKAEYGAEKGAFDVMFEASGNQHALTGAFDVVRPGGVIVQIGVGGQFTLPMNVVVAKEFDLRGSFRFHEEFDWAVAMIGSGSIDLSPLLTASIPVDRAVEAFDLAADKSKAIKVQLDFA